The following coding sequences are from one Nymphalis io chromosome 17, ilAglIoxx1.1, whole genome shotgun sequence window:
- the LOC126775041 gene encoding NADH dehydrogenase [ubiquinone] 1 alpha subcomplex subunit 11 — MLSYKYYDTPEGHDIFKKVFVTSKYAGIAGLGVATFDVLMYSHPKGLFNTAYRYAFFMGPMVGMAAAFTVTANTAQNIREKNDIWNYFLGGVVAGSVFGAWRKSVTVAVPMCLALGAIGMIKKTAIDENWTLVPEITSSPKSIRSVRHDWTLVKDVDELKTWTTGSN, encoded by the exons ATGCTGTCTTACAAATATTACGATACGCCTGAGGGCCacgacatttttaaaaaagtatttgtgaCATCAAAATATGCAGGGATTGCTGGGTTAGGAGTGGCGACTTTCGATGTTCTCATGTACTCTCATCCTAAAGGGCTTTTCAACACAGCCTACAGATATGCATTTTTTATGGGTCCTATGGTGGGAATGGCCGCTGCTTTCACGGTAACCGCAAACACGGCACAGAATATAAGAGAAAAGAACGATATTTGGAATTATTTTCTCGGTGGCGTTGTGGCTGGCTCCGTATTTGGTGCTTGGAGAAAGTCAGTGACAGTGGCAGTTCCAATGTGCCTTGCTCTTGGAGCCATTGGTATGATAAAGAAGACAGCTATTGATGAAAACTGGACATTAGTCCCAGAGATAACTTCATCCCCTAAATCTATTAGATCCGTTCGTCATGACTGGACTCTTGTGAAAGATGTTGATGAACTGAAAACCTGGACAACTG gttcCAACTAA